The nucleotide sequence AAAGGTCAATCGAAGCTCCGAAAGACTAACCAAGATCAACGGCTGATCACatgattttcaaacttttatgtATAAAGTTTCTATTGAAGGGCGGCCTGCACTTAGCACAGTCTTTCTGAAATCAAAACTCGCCAACATCCAATTATTCCAATGGTTAACTTGCTTTTGTAGCGCTCTGCATTGACTGTAACTGTGACGCTGCTTCAAAACCTACAGCAAGCAGTCTCAAGATCTACTTCCTTCTATACAACGTGGGGTTTCCGAGTATCAAATACGGTAAAAATGCATCTAACCCACATAACCAACCTCttctttttgttataattttcaatGAACATCAGAAGTTATGTGTTAACAAAGTATTAGGTGGCGTGGATAATCAAtaggaaaaataagaaaattataccGCTGACCTTATTGGCGATCTCATTTTTGATGTCTGACTCTTACATTACTTACGCTTTggtttattttgattatttatattaaattatatttgaaaatttgtgaaagTCATTAATtcttaatcataattttttttttcaatgctcaTAAGTATGTATTACCGTACTTCACACTTTATAAGTATTTGTATTGTAGATCAAACACTGATCCGCGTTCTCAAACCCCTTCACCGAATATGGGTGGAGCTTACAAAGCGGAAACTTCTAGAGGTAACTCCATAACGGATCAGCGTCCACATTCACATGGTTCTTTAACTAGTCAGCAATTAGATCAACCAGCACGtgagtgaaatattttctaatactgAATATAAAATACTCTTGATTGTTTGCACATTCTTACATGAAATACAGATATTTTTGTAGGGGTTGAGTAAGTATTCCCTCTACACTTCCTTATTTTAAATGCTCAACTATAAGTCACAGGTTGTACATATATAACAATTATAAACCACCTTCAAATGTAACATAAACTCCACTTTCTATCACTCATATAACCTTCCGTCAGAGCTTCAAGCTATTTATAAAGTCTTATTTAAATAAGTCCTAGGTACACTTCGAATAGTATGTTCGACAATATCAGCTGCTGTTATGAATGATCGCATTAAATTCACGTTATTCAATCCAGGCATACTAGTAAATCTTTATATGTAGAAACTTGATGCTACGAAACAAGATATTTACATCCCGTCGAAGTCTCTCAAATTGAGTACATTCGATCAAATATTTCAACTTCCTGGCAACATCTTTTGGGTGACGGTGATGGCGACAAGAACCTTTACAAAGAGATGCAAGCAAAATAATAAGATGCGCAGGATGGCCTTTGAGAGACCGACGATGCTCGAACAGGAATGTAATTCATTTCCAAGCAAACCGAATCCATTCAAGGTGATAGTAATAGTACAAAAACAATGTATTGTGTTTTTGCTTCTTAAGCTCAAATGGCAAAACGATTATTTCTGTCTTGGCTGTAAGGTGACCAAGTGTGATGTTGTTCTCCGATGAGTTCTCCAGGGGTTTTCTGGAGAAATGCGTTGCAGCAATGCCTGGGAGGGGATCTCGCTTAAGCTCATCCCTGCTTCGGAGACTTCCCTCGAAGACCCAGAGCCGGCATTTGGCTACCGAAGGTGAGGGTTCGAAGATCCCCCACGCCCTCAAGCTTCAAAACCCTGAGGTTCATTTGACAACTGGTCTATGATCTAGTTGGAGGAACCTCAGAAAAACAGCTCCACTGCACTGCTGCTTATTTCTGTAGAACCCCTGAAGGTATTCGAGGTATTCTTATTTCAGCTCGCCAGACGTGACATTGGTGCGTGTAGAAGCATCTACTGGCCGCTGCtactatttgatttctgcacaCATGGCTCACGAATATGCAGCACCTCTTGAGAAGGTGGGGTGTTTGGTGGGCTCACCTTCATTTAATAAAGAGGCCATCCTCATCGCCTGCGACGCCAATGCGAGACATACCGAGATAAATGATCGAGTTGAGTCTCTTTTTGATTTCAATATTAGCCGTAATCTCTTTATTTATGGTAGAATAAGGGCCACACTCCCACGTTTATATTTCCAGCATCGGAAACATCAAACGGTTGGGAGGAGGTTCTTGATATCACTCTCCCGATTAATTCGCCTGCCATTAGGGTTAATATTTGGAAGGTTTCTCAGAGAAATCATAGGTAGAtccttttcgaaatcaatttcgcACGGGAAACCATATCTCCTCACAGGAACCTTAAAATAACCGACTGGTCTCTGTTCAATAgggatttcaataaaaaatcaacatttaGGGCTACTCGATGTTTCCCTGGAATCTATCCTGTCAGTTGATGGAATCACGTGGGCAACAAATAGTTTTCCATTTAAAATCTTCTGGTTCTGACGATATCTTGCCTGTGATGCTTCAGAAAACAAGTACCCCTGATTGTTGTTAAAGGgtaactgcacaaattatttctcaggaaagcgcagaaaagatggagctccattcctTCATAtgccctttggccccagtacaatatacggaggactcagaaagtcctttggactccttgccattcaatttccaaactcgttgcTGTGTCTACCGGTCACTGAACGATCGGCAAACACGCGGAAAAACTAACTAAATTTGGTAGAAAAACACGTCACCTCAGCgctcagactcaaaagtatgacgctatggaaagaccggtggtttggccacgcatctattttgcactctctgaagagtcacaaacaagaaatagactactctatccctagactcacctttgaaaggctcttcaagacgagtataccgtcaagaagggagtggcagacaccatggccatggagaaggggggaattaaacttttatacagatggttccaagctagacgataaggttggctatggagttttctcggaggaattaggactggaactatccgttcgactaccagactactgcagcgtccatcaggcagaggtactagctataaaagaagtagctacatatctaaatacacacgccgtaacaaaaacgactatacaTTCTCGGATATCcaagcggccatcaaatcaatgaatgcggctttactaagatcgaaggttgcacaggaatgccgggcagctctaaatgatattagtgactTATTCaaagtcagccttatttgggttccggagCATAAAGATATTGAgagaaactgtaaagctgatgagctagccagaaaaggtactgctctccaactgctcagtgataaaagtaccattggtatACCGATgcccacgagtaaactaataataaaaaaccacattatggggttatacgcagtaatgactttcaaaaattgcatttttgtaatgcacatatattcaaaagtatacgcacgaaatttgaagtagatctaagcaatactttcggagttatacctaaatatgtagagatgcctcggcacgttttaaggtaggtattgaaactttaaacgtgtttttttcaaaacggcatttttcaagtcggtgtacacgatatctcgaaaacggcttgtttgatcggtcaaccgttttaactcaatctttaaagatacattttctagtaattaatcgttccttttgtaaatctgatacttattttccattttataatcaatttacggccaaattttaacgtaaaaatcgaaatcatttcttttaaaagctgccattttgtgaaattcactattttgattagccgaacgattaattactagataatctaatatattaacaaaatttgtttggttttttgatttcagataatccaatcctgagttacgatgtacaccgtaaatcgtctttttttaaaggaggttccagaaatcgcctgcagcgcgctctatattcaacattttcataaataaaaaatttcgttacgttcttgaaggatgcttttataaccgccaaaaattttcaaattaaaatattctgaagtttcttcaggataaatccttgacaaccttgaagatacgtgtctaacagctaggctactatggccgcaaataaacaagaaaataacaaaggaattgcttagtctctcaagagacaatatctcgagcgtcgtggcttgtttaaccggtcactggctatttggtaGGCATTCCTCGAGGCTAGGAGTTTTCTCCTATgcatattgcagaagttgcagagatgaggaagaggaaaaaatcagagcaggttgtctaggtaaatactattttaattctcttacagaactgtctggcgtggggttggcatcaatactatgtttcataagagcctcaaaattgttccacgaaggaagataaatgaggttcccgtatagcacagtggtatcacaacggacctgtaaggtctaagtgagttggtcgtgcagaccgaccaCCAccaaaacctaacctaacctacctgCATTTTGTGTTTTAGTCATAGTCCGGTAGCcagggtcgattttggactgcgtttttatatcgTTAAAGTCTTGAGTATACTTGTGatatagctttcatgaataacgaaagtgaacgtcagctggcgcacccgcggtgggtgtgattgcgggagggtacgaaacgtgtcgaaaaaaaatttctagcaactcattttataccggctgatatttttttcatgtattgttgacatttagtagaataaaaaaaaataccaggaatagacgcgatagaagtgaaaccttccgtaaacaaagtgagagagaatgagacgaaagcagcattaggagcgggataattataggttcattataatattgctataaagttcagattttattttcttcattttattattattcatcctcaatgttttcaatttcaacaaatgatacgagtggcttatgatagctaaaatatgatacaaatgctttggtttcgatgttgtcaacatatctttgaaataccgcgacaattgttgtttttgatcgtgttgtcgattcagtgcgattgttacacatttttaaattgaatgttctattaagaaagtcaattaaaggaaccgctgtgtccaatgcaaaatttacgttaaaatcgccacttaaaatcattggaactttatcgtaatcttttctaagtatccgcgatacttctggtgtatactttattaatttttcgtgaatgaattccgtgatgctatttattgattgattcggtgaaatataaattgccacaattaaaactgtttttccattgctcaatctggtttcgcatgcacatatttctcccactttaaagagctgaacagacagtgattctagcatacatacaaacgtactagcattcatacatacgtatgacgcttgaactaaacaccaaagcaagtaataggcagtgtagtatacatactacaatactcactatactagcgtggctcagcagtacgcagccacacacatatacgtatatcaacatataacgcttcgtagccaagagtggggaggctacgaagcaccgcacaaagaggagacggagaatagggaacgctgtataactgggttctatctcattctctcgcaggctatataccataagatctatatgtatgtctctttttagtgtcgctttttcgtttcatctaGTCTGAAGtcactcccaacgattttaaagaagttttcacttcaaaaaatattcagctgcgcggtagaggggggaagcacgtcagctgaacaggtaaacttgtaaaaacaaattgaaaagtaaaactactttatgccgattgaaattttttacataatttttaatgcgggagccaggggtcattttgacctcattatttcatgccgactgattttaatactgaaggcagcgCTATCCAAttgatgacgaaaccaaccgtcagctggtccagtagcggtaggtacgtgcgtgggatgctgcgaaacgtgtcgaaaaaaaaattttaacaactcatttaataccggctaaAATGtgttttgtgtattgttgacatttaatagaataaaaaaaaatagtcagctgcgtcgtagaggggggaaaatatgTCAGCagaacaggcgaacttgtaaaataaattaaaaagtaaaactactttatgccgattgaatttttttacataattttggactcataggaaaatataataatgatggtcagctgcatTTATAGTGTATgaatttaaatgaatatttatgtatgaacgcaatgatacattcttgcttcggctgaaggtcttcccaccgctatatagtattaaaatcagtcggcatgaaatgatgaggtcaaaatgacccctggcttcCGGACTATCATACCTTGtagtgcaaattatttatgccAACCATCAGCAGCAATTTACAAGAAGCATAGCGTGGTttagtcggcatgaaatgatgaggtcaaaatgacccctggcttcCGGACTATCATACCTTGtagtgcaaattatttatgccAACCATCAGCAGCAATTTACAAGAAGCATAGCGTGGTTTAGTCTGACTTTCAACCAATCAAATTGCTTTAGGGCTACTTTGCATCGTAGCCTAAACAAGGGAATACTCACCTCTACTTTCattcaaataatatttcctCTTACGTACACCCCCGGCTATGTGGATGTCGTACAAGTACATAAACAAAAAGATTTTTACTTATGACATATGAAGGAAATGACATGGAGTGTAAAGCGCAAttcatatttacttttattttacttgctGTTGTCCTTGTGAAATTTGTAAGGTATATCCTGATATATGTTAATGTTAGCAGCATTGTTGATACGGGGCGTGATCGTGTAAGTGAATACATAGTTGATATGGTAACACAAATAAAGGCttgttcaaattaaaattttaatagactAAGTTTACAAAATACGATTTAGATGTTTAAACAAAATGTATTGTAAtttctataaaacaaaaaataaaaattaaatagattttTTAATCTGCCATATAcagttttgctgttttatttatgtatatgcaattGATTATTTAGTTACAAGTGATAGCTCAGGATTCGCGGGAGTAATTAATTTAGGATAACAGAAAAAAAGCTTCGcaatttataacaaatttacaAGTCAAGTAACTGCACTGACCGCATTGTTTTATACAACGAAAAAACAAACAGTGTGAAGCTATTGTAAAAGTAAAAAGCTTGGCGAAGTTCGCTTTATAGTCAAAAGAACAACATACTATGGAAAACCATGGGGAAAAAACTCAGAAGATGTGGCCTATATTAGGTCATTAACCAgctttcagcgaatttgaaagaatcagctgattggctgacgtaactggggtcatgacagcagtttgtttacgaatAGACTGAGATTGTGTAGGTGATATATGAAAACAATAAACACAGTCTCTCCTCGTTGTCGCCTAACCATAGATAATAAGAAGCGGAATTCTCTCACTTTATGTGAGCGCACCCAGGAACTCGTTTGTGTACTTGACAACAGTGCCAACCCCTGGCCTGATGAACATCTGAAAGACGAAATGGCGGTCTGTCAGAAATAAGGCACTaaaaataactaacgaaaacagttcgtctTTACGTTAATGGAAGAATGTCGCGATTAAAAGATTTACaatatcaatttttgtttttaaatagatTTAACCGGAGcgtaataattcaaattaaagtttgtttttacaatttcctTTTCGGCTTGTACTCTTAATTCGTCTTGTGAGAGCTCTGTCAAATCCAATCACGCTTTGCTGaatacattttacaaatatgtgATTCTCTAGAAAACTGGTTGTttgttgtataaatattttatactttgcTTTAAAAGCGTAGATAATTGAAATGAATTTGAGTCGTGGTCTCTTTAGTTTGCGATATTTTACAAGCATAAATACTATAAtgcggcggccaccgtagccgaacaGCCATATATAATGGTGAGACGCCCTTTGGCCTcccctgaaaaaaaaaatcaaacgtcAAAGACTCTGTACGTTGAGTGTTTCCCCCCACTTGCTGAAAAATCGGTGGTATTTCTGAGTCATTAGCATTTGGGTCCTGGCCGtaaaacttgtaaagagtggtttagGTTTGTCTTGACAAGAGCAATTACATGATTCTGTTTTACGGTAAAAACAAGTTTGCCACAAACTTTTACAGCTACGACCCTGTCTACGTTAGTGAGTTTTCGATCTACATTACTCAGTAACAGCTATCTACGTTTTTACTATATACATTTACCCTTGCAATTGAGTCTGATCTACACATAATGGAAGTTTTGTGTAAGAACAACATATGCTACACATTGTAGTTCTCTTGAATATAATCGCAAGACAATTTATATCGTAAacttaaaattgtattatattatttcttttatagaCTCCATGGACCAAATTCGGGGAACGTCGCCGCTGCAggctatttttgaaaatacaaaaggGCCGTTACCAAATCCAGGGCACTTACTTGCTATGAAGAGTCCTTTTTGCAGAGGTGTGAGATCTCCATTGAATATTCCCTTATTTCCTTTAAACGGTCAGCGTAGATGGTCTGAAGCCGCCGCAGGAGAGGTAATAGATGATAATACAACAGATGTCGAAAATCAAATGAGACGATGGTCTATGCCATGGGAGGCACTCAAATTTGATAAAAACACAGTTACTTGGTATCAAACCCGAATAATGCCAATAAATAACATCAATTTACTAAGCCACAAAAAGACATGCGCTGACAGAAGCATATCCAACACACCTGGTAGGTCTATAAATAGTTCAAGCCTTTTTTGTTTCAACCACAGCGCCTATGGCGACATAATAATTTAAGCTCAGTTAGTCTAGACTTAACTTAATTCATAGGATTAAATGATAGATAGATAATTAAATTATCTCGCATGTTTTTAAGTTTACTACGAATTTTCAAAGTATGCAAAAactatatgcatttattttcaagaataataaaatcaaagatATGGCCAGTGGTTGTATGATATCTTAGAAAATACATTGGGCATTCTCCAAAGTTTTCGCTTCACTACCTAAACATGTAACAG is from Anastrepha ludens isolate Willacy chromosome 4, idAnaLude1.1, whole genome shotgun sequence and encodes:
- the LOC128861190 gene encoding uncharacterized protein LOC128861190 isoform X3; amino-acid sequence: MENEFDFSGCGPLSAVVQRDSLSSTGSSVSASSTSNSTKTALNDCSVAWISYLNSLNNLCCAGSKLSSTLTVLEQCGLFGDKTTKSYAEKSFFHNHPSSYLTHYWNDLARSNTDPRSQTPSPNMGGAYKAETSRGNSITDQRPHSHGSLTSQQLDQPAHSMDQIRGTSPLQAIFENTKGPLPNPGHLLAMKSPFCRGVRSPLNIPLFPLNGQRRWSEAAAGEVIDDNTTDVENQMRRWSMPWEALKFDKNTVTWYQTRIMPINNINLLSHKKTCADRSISNTPELTWQSCAASHDGLTEAIQLLSCRPSKVQAPLSQGYTKQHGDTPNTD